In one Pseudomonas purpurea genomic region, the following are encoded:
- a CDS encoding PBS lyase — protein sequence MKYMKELERLQSGPYPLTDYEIGQLERLGASLHSSGDCSGWVVLSRFGNGFVREIAVRALSVCASVDALVALLERLNDWVPQVRQQAAISLESYLMPERVGLLLQVLAPLMSLAHKQRADHGVMLARVRDVMKAPQAHGEVVKAFVASQGKVARFLFRLLLEGVADPVELLTVALTHREMTVRQMAVDGCAALPVEKAVALLELAFEAPGSSVRVKALRALLTRVEDPREHVRVALLDVSAAMRCLARWAAPRWQLDCRSVLLARLTEPLPSTKREWLGVIGLAKELNEPQADALLRQALETPLVNVRIPALEALGERGLMQQINALDDPSDKVFRCAVVLLRQQPWASVDESLEDAMA from the coding sequence ATGAAGTACATGAAGGAGCTGGAGCGTCTGCAAAGTGGTCCCTACCCACTGACAGACTACGAAATCGGACAACTGGAGCGGCTCGGTGCCAGCTTGCACTCCTCTGGTGATTGCAGCGGATGGGTGGTGCTCAGCCGGTTTGGTAACGGTTTCGTGCGGGAGATCGCGGTACGTGCGCTATCTGTTTGTGCATCGGTCGATGCCTTGGTCGCGTTGCTCGAACGGCTGAATGACTGGGTCCCCCAAGTGCGGCAGCAGGCCGCGATCAGCCTGGAAAGTTACCTGATGCCAGAGCGCGTTGGCCTGCTTTTACAGGTGCTGGCTCCGCTGATGTCGCTGGCCCACAAGCAACGGGCTGATCACGGGGTAATGCTGGCCAGAGTTCGCGATGTAATGAAGGCGCCGCAGGCCCATGGGGAGGTAGTGAAAGCCTTTGTTGCCTCTCAGGGAAAGGTTGCACGGTTTCTCTTCAGGTTGTTGCTTGAAGGCGTCGCGGATCCTGTTGAACTTCTGACGGTGGCACTCACTCATCGTGAAATGACGGTGAGGCAGATGGCGGTCGATGGTTGCGCTGCACTTCCCGTAGAAAAGGCCGTTGCGTTGTTGGAACTCGCCTTTGAAGCGCCAGGTTCCAGCGTTCGGGTCAAGGCACTGCGAGCGTTGCTGACACGTGTTGAAGACCCGCGTGAGCACGTGCGAGTCGCGCTACTGGATGTTTCTGCGGCCATGCGTTGCCTGGCCCGTTGGGCGGCGCCGCGCTGGCAGCTCGATTGCCGGAGCGTGTTGTTGGCGAGGCTCACCGAACCGCTCCCCAGCACCAAGCGTGAATGGCTTGGGGTGATCGGATTGGCCAAAGAGCTGAATGAACCGCAGGCGGACGCCCTGTTGCGGCAAGCGCTGGAAACGCCGTTGGTGAATGTTCGAATACCGGCGCTTGAGGCCCTTGGTGAAAGAGGTTTGATGCAGCAGATCAACGCACTGGATGATCCTTCGGACAAGGTTTTCAGGTGTGCGGTCGTTCTGCTTCGACAACAACCCTGGGCCAGCGTGGACGAGTCATTGGAGGACGCAATGGCATGA